A stretch of Sinorhizobium meliloti DNA encodes these proteins:
- a CDS encoding SDR family NAD(P)-dependent oxidoreductase, with protein sequence MAGRLHGKIALISGGAGGCGLAASELFAREGAAVGIVDLPQSQGEAVAARLRSEGFRAAFASADASDERQVTQAVERVSGELGPITVLFNHAGTIVIRPFLETTAEEWDRLMAVNVRSMFLMTRAVLPQMIDAGGGSIVCTSSISAVAATPMEVLYNTTKGACHMFARSVAVEFRDRNIRCNAVCPGFIQTAHGQREVEELTRYGVDVSDAAIAAQQGRMCRPDEVAKAALYLASEDASFVSGAHLFVDNCFTAM encoded by the coding sequence GTGGCCGGTCGATTGCATGGAAAAATTGCGCTTATCAGCGGCGGGGCAGGGGGATGTGGTCTCGCAGCCTCCGAGCTTTTCGCTCGGGAGGGCGCAGCGGTCGGGATTGTCGATCTCCCGCAGAGCCAGGGCGAAGCCGTCGCCGCCCGCCTCCGCAGCGAGGGCTTCAGGGCGGCTTTCGCCTCGGCAGATGCGTCGGACGAACGTCAGGTAACGCAGGCGGTGGAGAGGGTTTCGGGAGAACTCGGACCGATCACGGTCCTGTTCAACCATGCCGGCACCATCGTCATTCGGCCGTTCCTGGAGACGACGGCCGAGGAGTGGGACCGGCTGATGGCGGTCAACGTGCGCAGCATGTTCCTCATGACCCGCGCCGTCCTTCCCCAGATGATCGACGCCGGCGGCGGATCGATCGTCTGCACCTCTTCCATATCGGCGGTTGCGGCAACCCCCATGGAGGTCCTTTACAATACGACCAAGGGGGCGTGCCATATGTTCGCCCGGTCCGTCGCCGTGGAGTTCAGGGACCGGAATATCCGGTGCAATGCGGTTTGCCCCGGCTTCATCCAGACGGCTCACGGCCAGAGGGAGGTCGAGGAGCTGACCCGGTACGGGGTCGATGTTTCCGACGCAGCGATCGCCGCCCAACAGGGGCGGATGTGCCGGCCGGACGAGGTCGCCAAGGCAGCCCTTTATCTTGCGAGCGAAGACGCGAGTTTTGTCAGCGGCGCCCATCTGTTCGTCGACAATTGTTTTACAGCGATGTGA
- the phaP1 gene encoding phasin PhaP1 — MATRKTEDAFSLSFDPTKFADSFREFAEKGAAQSKEAYAKMKTATEEAAKTVEATVESAQSGTVELGLKAIDALRTNAESSLSHMEALLGVRSLSELVELQTAFIRKQAELAVEQAKTMQEATRKVAENVAKPGKDAAEKAMSSLKKG, encoded by the coding sequence ATGGCTACCAGGAAGACCGAAGACGCATTTTCCCTCTCTTTCGACCCGACCAAGTTTGCCGACAGCTTCCGCGAGTTCGCCGAAAAGGGCGCCGCGCAGTCGAAGGAAGCCTACGCCAAGATGAAGACCGCGACCGAAGAAGCAGCGAAGACCGTCGAAGCGACGGTCGAGAGCGCTCAGTCGGGAACCGTCGAACTCGGCCTCAAGGCCATCGACGCGTTGCGCACCAATGCCGAAAGCTCGCTCTCGCACATGGAAGCTCTGCTCGGCGTGAGGTCGCTCTCCGAACTCGTCGAGCTGCAGACCGCCTTCATCCGCAAGCAGGCCGAACTTGCCGTCGAGCAGGCGAAGACGATGCAGGAAGCGACGCGCAAGGTCGCCGAGAACGTTGCCAAGCCCGGCAAGGATGCCGCGGAAAAGGCGATGTCCAGCCTCAAGAAGGGCTGA
- a CDS encoding PAS domain S-box protein, giving the protein MPERQYPFIDIAVHARVREHFARGDASVLFSKNVARVLWANDQGAKLFGTTSVYDFIDTDLDPSDLSLRQLRAAAAQLAAVGDRRQLLIRMASGFRRLPLNAAVELIRIGPGEEAILFTVPNNGKALSTEARAEAMIAGLDGPDTHMAVLDADGTVIAGSPGFESLGLSADIRRTLVAAAASDKDRLIKRPVATEKGRLPAAVGKISDHPALHLLFAVEAILEKSETGEAVGAAAAEQAIPAAPAAPAETREAVPSSAAPAETEQPAGRLEEAEPAPSPEAAAPAEHEASVGDGTDDEAQGELAPQDEAEAADLAEPETPLEAEPASGEPAADADRGGETADFAFAAGGRAVRFVWKIDAEGRFSEISEEFASAVGPKAADVIGVSFTDLADRYDLDPDDKINELLHRRDTWSGKTIFWPVQGTNLKVPVDLAALPTYSRSREFDGFRGFGIVRIADAVPDAKAAGLALDRPAPAQIAQASSDMSAEGAGAPQAEAGSKTGPDAGSGKDAAEAAPDVSEDPFRGEQPALRVVETPGRQASDKVIDLDERRPAGAGALTRGEQAAFREIARQLGEHFAPDQLPQEGNTEGRHEADTSPSTPADTEESRQTEEAEAPGGWHDPTPAGETPAAAMEPGLTARNGAAMSSEILDRLPVALLVHHGDALLHANAEFLRLTGYENLEAFEQEGGLEALFALGNEAGAAKPNGTMTLVRKDGRLIPVGAHLHSIRWEGKSALMLALTPAGASEAEKQAREDEGAAEASRLRMEIDELRSILETATDGVVVLGRDGDIRTMNRSASALFDYDESDMRGKPFAALFAHESQKAVIDYLQGLSGHGVASVLNDGREVIGREAAGGFIPLFMTIGRLSSSNGYCAVIRDITQWKRTEEELRNAKRAAETANAHKTEFLARVSHEIRTPLNAIIGFSDMMASEHFGPIGHPRYIEYAGDIGRSGRHVLDIVNDLLDISKIEAGEMDLDFGAVDLNEAVSEAVSLVQPQANSQRVIIRTSLSGSVPEVVADDRSIKQIALNILANAIRFTPSGGQIVVSTSYEANGSVILRIRDTGIGMTRNELDQAMKPFRQVTTGGRKRGDGTGLGLPLTKAMAEANRAQFAITSAPNEGTLVEISFPSQRVLAN; this is encoded by the coding sequence ATGCCCGAAAGACAGTACCCCTTCATCGACATTGCCGTGCATGCACGGGTGCGGGAGCATTTTGCCCGGGGGGATGCGTCCGTCCTTTTTTCGAAGAATGTCGCGCGGGTGCTATGGGCCAACGACCAGGGCGCAAAGCTGTTCGGGACGACCTCGGTCTACGATTTCATCGATACCGACCTCGACCCGAGCGATCTTTCGCTTCGCCAGCTGCGCGCCGCCGCGGCGCAGCTCGCGGCCGTCGGGGACCGCCGGCAGCTTCTGATCCGTATGGCGTCGGGCTTTCGCCGGCTTCCGCTCAATGCCGCCGTGGAGTTGATCCGCATCGGGCCCGGCGAAGAGGCAATTCTGTTCACCGTGCCCAACAACGGCAAGGCGCTTTCGACCGAAGCGCGCGCAGAGGCGATGATTGCCGGCCTCGACGGGCCGGACACGCATATGGCCGTGCTCGATGCCGATGGGACCGTCATTGCCGGCTCGCCCGGCTTCGAGAGTCTTGGCCTTTCGGCGGATATTCGCCGGACGCTCGTTGCAGCCGCTGCGAGCGACAAGGATCGGCTGATCAAGCGTCCGGTCGCGACGGAAAAAGGGCGCCTGCCGGCGGCAGTCGGCAAGATTTCGGACCATCCGGCGCTCCACCTGCTCTTCGCGGTCGAGGCAATTCTCGAGAAATCCGAGACCGGAGAGGCGGTCGGCGCGGCGGCGGCGGAGCAGGCTATCCCCGCCGCACCTGCGGCGCCCGCTGAAACACGAGAGGCGGTCCCCTCCTCCGCGGCACCGGCGGAGACGGAACAGCCGGCGGGCCGCCTCGAGGAAGCCGAGCCCGCTCCCTCGCCGGAGGCGGCAGCACCGGCAGAACACGAAGCGTCCGTCGGGGACGGCACCGACGACGAAGCGCAAGGGGAGCTCGCTCCGCAGGACGAGGCCGAGGCCGCCGATCTCGCCGAGCCTGAAACGCCGCTTGAAGCAGAACCGGCTTCCGGTGAACCGGCTGCCGATGCGGACCGTGGCGGAGAAACCGCCGACTTCGCTTTCGCAGCCGGCGGACGGGCGGTACGGTTCGTCTGGAAGATCGACGCGGAGGGACGTTTCAGCGAAATTTCCGAAGAGTTCGCGTCAGCCGTCGGCCCGAAGGCCGCCGACGTGATCGGCGTTAGCTTCACCGATCTCGCCGATCGCTACGATCTCGACCCCGACGACAAGATCAACGAGCTCCTGCATCGCCGCGATACCTGGTCCGGCAAGACGATCTTCTGGCCGGTCCAGGGAACCAATCTCAAGGTGCCGGTCGATCTCGCCGCTCTTCCCACCTATTCCCGTTCGCGCGAGTTCGACGGCTTCCGCGGCTTCGGCATCGTCAGGATCGCCGACGCTGTGCCGGACGCCAAGGCGGCCGGGCTTGCGCTCGACCGGCCGGCGCCGGCGCAGATCGCGCAGGCTTCAAGCGACATGTCGGCTGAGGGCGCCGGTGCGCCGCAGGCTGAGGCTGGCTCCAAGACCGGCCCTGACGCCGGCAGTGGGAAAGATGCGGCCGAGGCTGCACCGGACGTATCGGAAGACCCGTTCCGTGGCGAACAGCCCGCGTTGCGGGTCGTCGAAACGCCCGGCCGGCAGGCCTCCGACAAGGTCATCGATCTCGACGAGCGCCGACCGGCGGGAGCCGGCGCGCTGACCCGCGGTGAGCAGGCGGCCTTCCGCGAGATTGCAAGGCAGCTCGGCGAGCATTTCGCCCCTGACCAGCTGCCGCAGGAAGGCAATACCGAAGGCCGGCACGAAGCTGACACCTCCCCCAGCACGCCGGCTGACACGGAAGAAAGCCGACAGACGGAGGAAGCGGAGGCGCCAGGCGGATGGCACGATCCGACGCCGGCGGGCGAGACCCCTGCTGCGGCAATGGAGCCCGGCCTCACCGCACGCAATGGTGCAGCCATGAGCAGCGAGATCCTCGACAGGCTGCCGGTCGCATTGCTGGTTCACCACGGCGACGCTTTGCTGCATGCCAATGCGGAATTCCTGCGGCTGACCGGATATGAGAATCTCGAAGCCTTCGAACAGGAGGGTGGCCTGGAGGCCCTGTTCGCTCTCGGAAACGAGGCCGGCGCGGCAAAGCCGAACGGAACCATGACGCTGGTCCGCAAGGATGGCAGGCTCATTCCCGTCGGCGCCCACCTGCATTCGATCCGATGGGAAGGAAAGAGCGCGCTGATGCTTGCGCTGACCCCGGCCGGCGCAAGCGAAGCGGAGAAGCAGGCGCGCGAAGACGAAGGAGCGGCAGAGGCAAGCCGGCTTCGGATGGAGATCGACGAGCTCCGATCGATTCTGGAAACCGCGACCGATGGGGTCGTGGTCCTCGGACGGGACGGCGACATCCGGACGATGAACCGTTCCGCAAGCGCGCTCTTCGACTATGACGAGTCCGATATGCGCGGAAAGCCGTTCGCCGCGCTCTTCGCCCATGAGAGCCAGAAGGCGGTGATCGACTATCTCCAGGGCCTTTCCGGCCACGGCGTCGCAAGCGTGCTCAACGACGGCCGGGAAGTGATCGGCCGCGAAGCCGCCGGCGGCTTCATTCCGTTGTTCATGACCATCGGCCGGCTCTCCTCCTCCAACGGTTACTGCGCGGTCATCCGCGACATCACCCAGTGGAAGCGGACCGAAGAGGAGCTTCGCAACGCCAAGCGCGCCGCAGAGACGGCAAACGCCCACAAGACGGAATTCCTGGCCCGGGTCAGCCACGAGATCCGCACGCCGCTCAACGCCATCATCGGGTTTTCCGACATGATGGCGAGCGAGCATTTCGGCCCCATCGGCCATCCGCGCTATATCGAATATGCCGGCGACATCGGCCGGTCGGGGCGTCACGTCCTCGACATCGTCAACGATCTGCTCGATATCTCGAAGATCGAGGCCGGCGAGATGGATCTCGACTTCGGCGCCGTGGATCTCAACGAGGCCGTCTCCGAGGCCGTGTCGCTGGTGCAGCCGCAGGCCAATAGCCAACGCGTGATCATCCGCACTTCGCTGTCGGGCTCCGTGCCCGAGGTCGTCGCCGACGACCGTTCGATCAAGCAGATCGCCCTGAACATCCTGGCGAATGCCATCCGCTTTACGCCGTCGGGCGGCCAGATCGTCGTGTCGACGTCCTACGAGGCTAATGGCAGCGTCATCCTGAGAATCCGCGACACGGGCATCGGCATGACCCGCAACGAGCTCGACCAGGCGATGAAGCCCTTCCGCCAGGTCACGACCGGCGGCCGCAAGCGTGGCGACGGCACCGGGCTTGGCCTGCCGCTGACGAAGGCGATGGCGGAAGCGAACCGCGCGCAGTTCGCCATCACTTCGGCCCCGAACGAGGGCACGCTGGTGGAAATATCCTTTCCCTCACAACGCGTCTTGGCCAATTGA
- a CDS encoding ABC transporter permease, whose translation MHFTAKSLKRRYASSGTGLHHPLLTGWAGLASAVVLMPILAIAWLAVSGGTADWPHLIQNVIPRATGRTLLLVLFTGTATAMIGIVTAWLVATYEFPLRRFLSAALVLPLAIPAYLSAYAFGELLTFTGPVQGLVRALFGFQTSRDYWFPDVRSLGGAVLVLSSVLYPYIYLACRSMFLMQGRAAADVARTLGAGPLKVFFRVQLPMARPAIMIGLTLVAMETLNDIGAVEFLGVQTLTFSIFDTWLNRGSLAGAAQIACIMLVFVIGLMMVERAARRRQRFASQKTTAAVHDAARLKLSGWKKWAATAACLLPILSGFAVPFLVLGDYALKRLDQFLAPRLLSALLHSILVSGLTAFATVLLGFVLAYAARTGRSRITDIAGRLASFGYGVPGTVLAIGVLFPLAALDNTIDAEMRGLFGISTGLLMSGTGFAIIYACTVRFLTMAEGTLEAGFQKLSPHLDMAARALGRTSGQTLRAVLLPMMRPAVLTAALLVFIETMKELSATIMLRPFNFNTLATLVYEDASRAKVEDASVAAMIIVLAGMVPVILVSRSLERRS comes from the coding sequence TTGCACTTCACCGCCAAAAGCCTCAAGCGGCGCTACGCCAGCTCCGGCACCGGCCTTCACCATCCGCTGCTCACCGGCTGGGCCGGACTCGCCTCCGCCGTCGTGCTCATGCCGATTCTTGCCATTGCGTGGCTAGCCGTTTCCGGCGGCACCGCAGACTGGCCGCATCTCATCCAAAACGTGATCCCGCGTGCAACCGGCCGCACGCTTCTCCTGGTCCTGTTCACAGGCACCGCCACCGCCATGATCGGCATCGTCACCGCCTGGCTGGTGGCGACCTATGAATTTCCATTACGCCGCTTCCTTTCGGCGGCCCTGGTGCTGCCGCTTGCCATACCGGCCTATCTTTCGGCCTATGCCTTCGGGGAGTTGCTCACCTTCACCGGCCCTGTGCAGGGCTTGGTGCGGGCCCTCTTCGGATTTCAGACGAGCCGCGATTACTGGTTTCCCGACGTGCGTTCCCTCGGCGGCGCGGTGCTCGTTCTGAGCTCGGTGCTCTATCCCTATATCTATCTCGCCTGCCGTTCCATGTTCCTCATGCAGGGCCGCGCCGCCGCGGACGTGGCGCGGACGCTCGGGGCCGGACCGCTGAAGGTCTTCTTCCGCGTCCAGCTTCCGATGGCGCGGCCGGCGATCATGATCGGCCTCACGCTCGTTGCCATGGAAACGCTGAACGATATCGGGGCGGTAGAATTTCTCGGCGTGCAGACCCTGACCTTCTCCATCTTCGATACCTGGCTCAACCGTGGCAGCCTCGCCGGCGCGGCGCAGATCGCCTGCATCATGCTGGTTTTCGTCATCGGCCTGATGATGGTCGAGCGGGCGGCACGCCGCAGACAGCGCTTTGCGAGCCAGAAGACCACGGCCGCAGTTCACGACGCCGCGAGGCTGAAACTTTCCGGCTGGAAGAAATGGGCCGCGACGGCCGCCTGCCTTCTGCCGATACTGTCGGGCTTTGCCGTTCCCTTCCTTGTTCTGGGCGACTATGCCCTGAAACGCCTCGACCAGTTCCTGGCGCCGCGCCTCCTGAGCGCGCTGCTGCACAGCATCCTGGTGTCCGGTCTGACGGCGTTTGCGACCGTGCTCCTGGGTTTCGTGCTCGCCTATGCCGCGCGCACCGGGCGTTCGCGCATCACCGATATCGCCGGGCGGCTCGCCTCCTTCGGCTATGGTGTGCCCGGTACCGTACTGGCGATCGGGGTGCTCTTTCCGCTCGCGGCCCTCGACAACACCATCGACGCCGAGATGCGGGGGCTTTTCGGGATTTCCACCGGCCTGCTCATGAGCGGCACCGGCTTTGCCATCATCTATGCCTGCACGGTCCGCTTCCTGACCATGGCGGAAGGGACGCTCGAGGCCGGCTTCCAGAAACTGTCGCCGCATCTCGATATGGCCGCACGAGCGCTCGGGCGCACGAGCGGCCAGACGCTGCGCGCGGTGCTCCTGCCGATGATGCGGCCCGCAGTGCTGACGGCCGCGCTCCTCGTCTTCATAGAAACGATGAAGGAGCTTTCCGCGACCATCATGCTGCGCCCGTTCAATTTCAATACGCTGGCGACGCTCGTCTACGAGGATGCCTCGCGGGCGAAGGTGGAAGACGCCTCCGTTGCGGCGATGATCATCGTCCTCGCCGGGATGGTCCCCGTCATCCTGGTGTCCCGGTCGCTCGAACGCCGGTCATAG
- a CDS encoding acetoacetate--CoA ligase, whose protein sequence is MQAERPLWVPDREIVERSPMAEFIDWCGERFGRSFADYDAFHDWSVSERGAFWTAVWEHCKVIGESGEKALVDGDRMLDARFFPEARLNFAENLLRKTGSGDALIFRGEDKVSYRLTWDELRALVSRLQQALRAQGIGAGDRVAAMMPNMPETIALMLATASVGAIWSSCSPDFGEQGVLDRFGQIAPKLFIVCDGYWYNGKRQDVDSKVRAVAKSLGAPTVIVPYAGDSAALAPTVEGGVTLADFIAGFQAGPLVFERLPFGHPLYILFSSGTTGVPKCIVHSAGGTLLQHLKEHRFHCGLRDGERLFYFTTCGWMMWNWLASGLAVGATLCLYDGSPFCPDGNVLFDYAAAERFAVFGTSAKYIDAVRKGGFTPARTHDLSSLRLMTSTGSPLSPEGFSFVYEGIKPDLQLASISGGTDIVSCFVLGNPLKPVWRGEIQGPGLGLAVDVWNDEGKPVRGEKGELVCTRAFPSMPVMFWNDPDGAKYRAAYFDRFDNVWCHGDFAEWTPHGGIVIHGRSDATLNPGGVRIGTAEIYNQVEQMDEVAEALCIGQDWEDDVRVVLFVRLARGVELTEALTREIKNRIRSGASPRHVPAKIIAVADIPRTKSGKIVELAVRDVVHGRPVKNKEALANPEALDLFAALEELKS, encoded by the coding sequence ATGCAAGCAGAACGACCTTTGTGGGTTCCGGACAGGGAGATAGTCGAACGCAGCCCGATGGCTGAGTTCATTGACTGGTGCGGGGAGCGCTTCGGGCGCAGCTTCGCCGACTATGATGCCTTTCATGACTGGTCGGTGAGCGAGCGCGGCGCGTTCTGGACCGCCGTATGGGAACATTGCAAGGTCATCGGCGAAAGCGGGGAGAAGGCGCTCGTCGACGGCGACCGGATGCTCGATGCCCGTTTCTTTCCGGAAGCGAGGCTCAACTTCGCCGAAAACCTGCTGCGCAAGACGGGGAGCGGCGATGCCTTGATCTTCCGCGGCGAGGACAAGGTGAGCTACCGGCTGACCTGGGACGAACTGCGCGCCCTGGTGTCGCGTCTGCAACAGGCGCTGAGGGCGCAGGGGATCGGCGCCGGCGACCGCGTCGCCGCGATGATGCCGAACATGCCCGAGACGATCGCACTCATGCTTGCGACCGCTTCCGTCGGCGCCATCTGGTCGTCCTGTTCGCCCGATTTCGGCGAGCAGGGCGTCCTCGACCGCTTCGGCCAGATCGCCCCCAAGCTCTTCATCGTTTGCGACGGCTACTGGTACAACGGCAAGCGGCAGGACGTGGACTCGAAGGTGCGTGCGGTGGCCAAGTCGCTCGGCGCGCCCACCGTCATCGTTCCCTATGCCGGAGACAGCGCCGCGCTTGCGCCGACCGTCGAGGGCGGGGTGACGCTTGCCGATTTCATCGCCGGATTCCAGGCCGGACCGCTTGTCTTCGAGCGCCTGCCGTTCGGCCATCCGCTCTACATACTGTTCTCCTCGGGCACGACCGGCGTACCCAAATGCATCGTCCATTCGGCCGGCGGAACGCTGCTGCAGCACCTCAAGGAACATCGCTTCCATTGCGGGCTGAGGGACGGCGAGCGGCTGTTTTATTTCACCACCTGCGGCTGGATGATGTGGAACTGGCTGGCCTCGGGCCTCGCAGTGGGCGCAACGCTGTGCCTCTATGACGGCTCACCTTTTTGCCCCGACGGCAACGTGCTCTTCGATTATGCCGCCGCCGAACGCTTCGCCGTGTTCGGCACCTCGGCGAAATATATCGACGCCGTGCGCAAGGGCGGGTTCACCCCGGCAAGGACGCACGATCTGTCGTCCTTGCGGCTCATGACGTCCACCGGCTCGCCGCTTTCGCCGGAGGGCTTCTCCTTCGTCTATGAGGGTATCAAGCCCGATCTCCAGCTCGCCTCGATTTCCGGCGGCACCGACATCGTCTCCTGCTTCGTGCTCGGCAATCCCCTGAAACCCGTGTGGCGCGGAGAGATCCAGGGCCCCGGCCTCGGGCTCGCCGTCGATGTCTGGAACGACGAAGGCAAGCCGGTGCGGGGGGAAAAGGGCGAACTCGTCTGCACCAGGGCGTTTCCGTCGATGCCTGTCATGTTCTGGAACGATCCGGACGGCGCGAAGTATCGAGCCGCCTATTTCGACCGCTTCGACAATGTCTGGTGCCACGGCGATTTTGCCGAATGGACACCGCATGGCGGCATCGTCATCCACGGCCGTTCCGACGCGACATTGAACCCCGGCGGCGTGCGCATCGGCACGGCGGAGATCTACAATCAGGTCGAACAGATGGATGAAGTCGCCGAAGCACTGTGCATCGGCCAGGACTGGGAGGACGATGTCCGCGTCGTTCTGTTCGTGCGGCTGGCCCGCGGGGTCGAGCTGACCGAAGCACTGACCAGGGAGATCAAGAACCGGATCAGGTCCGGCGCCTCGCCGCGGCACGTGCCGGCGAAGATCATCGCCGTCGCCGACATCCCGCGCACCAAGTCCGGCAAGATCGTCGAACTGGCTGTGCGCGACGTGGTGCACGGCCGTCCGGTCAAGAACAAGGAAGCGCTGGCGAACCCGGAAGCTCTCGACCTCTTTGCGGCGCTCGAGGAACTCAAGAGCTGA
- a CDS encoding AsmA family protein produces the protein MTRKMFQILRDSRLWARLRRRHLVWSAAIGIALAAAYNAALPLVVSTTEARATMERMLDDWSGGKSTISGEPEVRFWPEPLVTLPATTIVSTGPEPRRLAEIGRITASFSLLSALRGEQALEEITLVDPVITLERGANGAVNWQKPDWLVPPGNAMPRDEAPFGDITIENGRFRVVDRLAATGEGVDVAGISGTLKWPSFGGRLSAQFAAVIGGEAVGWAFVCEEPLALFARRNAALKTSLTSAPLTFSFEGTGNFSSQPFASGHLQMSAPSLAALAAWYRGSPDAELPPGGFSIDTRVTTGETALKLEELQLAIGEATATGVLDVQLPSGKGPRVEGTLAFDRIDLNGLPLATLKPAQGDDRGWRMAQALVGGWRLDVRLSSQEVLAGPLHLTDVAAGVMIDGSRVSLDIGDSTYANGRLSGRAVLSEKGVGQGGKLQVNLKDADFAAVLDSFGLKGPVPTGRGVLSVDLATGRPLWEAGVADVFGRLDYSLTNGRLADFDVHAFTDLVRKGEFFSLSQASDGTLEFQTADIEASFGGGTARLDRAAFVGPAGNISVTGVVPYRSGSLALAGTLAAPEAGKEPLQFFIGGSWPNAVISPLSVLLSPK, from the coding sequence ATGACGAGGAAGATGTTCCAGATATTGCGCGATTCGCGCCTGTGGGCGCGGCTTCGCCGACGCCACCTCGTTTGGTCGGCCGCCATAGGCATCGCCCTCGCCGCCGCGTACAATGCCGCGCTGCCGCTCGTGGTTTCGACGACCGAGGCCCGCGCGACGATGGAGCGGATGCTCGACGACTGGTCGGGCGGGAAGAGCACGATCAGCGGCGAGCCGGAAGTCCGGTTCTGGCCGGAACCCCTGGTGACGCTCCCCGCAACGACGATCGTCTCCACCGGACCCGAACCGCGCCGGCTCGCAGAGATCGGCCGCATCACCGCTTCGTTCAGCCTGCTTTCCGCACTTCGGGGCGAACAGGCTCTTGAGGAGATCACGCTCGTCGATCCGGTCATCACGCTCGAGCGCGGAGCGAACGGCGCCGTCAACTGGCAAAAGCCGGACTGGCTGGTGCCGCCGGGTAATGCCATGCCGCGGGATGAGGCTCCCTTCGGAGATATCACGATCGAGAATGGCCGCTTCCGCGTTGTCGACCGCCTGGCGGCGACCGGGGAGGGCGTAGACGTCGCGGGGATTTCCGGGACCCTCAAATGGCCTTCCTTCGGTGGGCGGCTGAGCGCACAATTTGCCGCGGTCATCGGCGGCGAAGCGGTAGGCTGGGCCTTCGTATGCGAAGAACCGCTCGCCCTCTTTGCCAGGCGCAACGCCGCTCTCAAGACATCGCTGACGTCGGCTCCGTTGACCTTTTCCTTCGAGGGCACCGGCAATTTCTCGTCGCAGCCTTTCGCCTCCGGCCATCTGCAGATGTCCGCACCTTCGCTGGCAGCGCTTGCCGCGTGGTACCGCGGGTCTCCGGATGCGGAATTGCCCCCGGGCGGGTTCAGTATCGATACGAGGGTGACCACCGGTGAGACGGCGCTGAAGCTCGAGGAGCTCCAGCTGGCGATCGGCGAGGCCACGGCGACGGGCGTTCTGGACGTGCAATTGCCGTCCGGCAAAGGGCCGCGCGTGGAAGGCACGCTCGCCTTCGACCGGATCGATCTCAACGGTTTGCCATTGGCAACGCTGAAGCCGGCGCAGGGGGACGACCGCGGATGGCGGATGGCCCAGGCTCTTGTCGGGGGCTGGCGCCTGGATGTCCGGCTGTCGTCGCAGGAAGTCCTGGCCGGTCCGTTGCACCTGACCGATGTCGCGGCCGGGGTGATGATCGATGGAAGCCGGGTTTCGCTCGACATCGGAGACAGCACCTATGCGAATGGCAGGCTGAGCGGCCGCGCCGTGCTTTCAGAGAAAGGGGTGGGGCAAGGCGGCAAGCTGCAGGTGAACCTGAAAGACGCCGACTTCGCTGCGGTCCTCGACAGCTTCGGCCTCAAGGGTCCCGTTCCGACAGGCCGGGGCGTTCTCAGCGTCGATCTTGCCACCGGTCGCCCCCTCTGGGAGGCCGGCGTCGCCGATGTCTTCGGCCGTCTCGATTATTCGCTCACCAATGGCAGGCTCGCCGATTTCGACGTTCACGCCTTCACCGATCTCGTGCGCAAGGGGGAATTCTTCTCCCTGTCGCAGGCAAGCGACGGCACGCTCGAGTTCCAGACGGCAGACATCGAGGCGAGCTTCGGCGGCGGCACCGCCCGGCTGGACCGGGCCGCTTTCGTCGGCCCCGCCGGCAATATTTCGGTGACCGGCGTCGTCCCCTATCGAAGCGGCAGTCTGGCCCTGGCGGGGACGCTCGCGGCCCCCGAGGCCGGCAAGGAGCCGCTGCAATTCTTCATCGGCGGCTCCTGGCCGAATGCGGTGATCTCGCCGCTTTCGGTTCTCCTCAGCCCGAAGTGA